A stretch of Bradyrhizobium sp. AZCC 2262 DNA encodes these proteins:
- a CDS encoding alpha/beta hydrolase domain-containing protein — translation MRILRGCISVAALAVALVVTHLAQARVTRIVVDQTIALPGGRNKSLSGRAYGELDPKNPLNAIITDIQYAPLNARGQVEYVSHFTLIKPVNMSMASGVLWYDLVNRGRPVAMNNSPSSIGPSATKPQDFGHVALISGWQGDIEQTAVNWTVQVPVARNPDGSSITGVVLARIANAPNGSNTRPLGMVATLIPYDAASLDTTKTRLIAKSSETRSGETGVSKEIPDSDWAFADCTKIPFPGSANPRSLCLKNGFDPGLLYELVYEAKDPKILGIGLAAMRDVASFFRFEAADDQGSPNPIAGTIHHAVVQGISQSGNALKTFILLGFNQDEQKRRVFDGANPHIAGRLTSINVRFGLPSGSGTLYEPGGEGVLWWASYIDIKRGRGEASLLDRCTATGTCPKIFETFGASEYNARLMTIAETGTDGKADLPLPPIVRRYYFPGTTHGGGAGGFGLTSRPAAGCVLAQNPNPEDETMNALQVALVDWVVQGIEPPPSVYPTLGGGDLVPNTMEAMHFPSIPGVPPPTGLAVGLFDYDFGSKLDYANFSGIITRQPPAIKQIIPALMPRVNQDGNERVGVASVLHQVPLGTYTGWNVTAAGFFKGQPCGGGLTGGYIPFAKSKAERDAIGDPRPSLEERYGTQAGYICAVKKVAKQEVARRFLRSEDADRLVAEVSTVDNFSDIPPNPERDKVARALCEF, via the coding sequence AGAATCCTTCGCGGGTGCATTTCCGTAGCGGCGTTGGCGGTAGCTTTGGTTGTGACCCACCTGGCGCAGGCGCGTGTCACCCGGATCGTCGTGGATCAAACGATCGCACTTCCTGGCGGACGAAATAAAAGTCTGTCTGGGCGCGCTTACGGTGAACTCGATCCCAAAAACCCCCTCAACGCTATCATCACCGATATTCAATACGCGCCCCTAAACGCGCGCGGTCAGGTCGAATATGTCTCGCATTTCACGCTGATCAAGCCTGTCAATATGAGCATGGCGAGCGGGGTGCTCTGGTATGACCTGGTCAATCGCGGCCGGCCGGTTGCCATGAACAACAGTCCCAGCTCGATTGGTCCGTCCGCCACCAAACCCCAGGATTTCGGTCACGTTGCGCTGATCAGCGGTTGGCAGGGCGATATCGAGCAGACGGCGGTCAATTGGACGGTTCAGGTTCCAGTGGCGCGCAATCCCGACGGGTCCTCGATCACAGGAGTCGTACTGGCCCGCATCGCGAATGCACCAAATGGCTCCAACACCCGTCCACTGGGGATGGTCGCGACGCTGATTCCCTACGATGCTGCGTCCCTTGATACGACCAAAACTCGCTTAATCGCCAAGAGCTCGGAGACACGCTCTGGCGAAACTGGCGTTTCAAAAGAAATCCCCGACAGCGATTGGGCCTTTGCTGACTGTACGAAGATTCCATTTCCCGGCAGCGCCAACCCCCGCTCGTTGTGCTTGAAGAACGGGTTTGATCCGGGTCTGCTGTACGAACTTGTCTACGAGGCGAAGGATCCAAAGATACTGGGCATAGGCCTCGCGGCGATGCGCGATGTCGCATCGTTCTTCCGTTTCGAAGCCGCTGACGATCAGGGCTCGCCAAATCCGATCGCGGGCACGATCCATCATGCCGTGGTGCAGGGCATTTCCCAGTCGGGTAACGCATTGAAGACTTTCATCCTGCTCGGCTTTAATCAGGACGAACAAAAGCGCCGCGTGTTCGACGGAGCTAACCCTCACATTGCTGGGCGACTGACCTCTATCAATGTCCGCTTTGGACTGCCGAGTGGGTCTGGAACCCTCTACGAGCCTGGAGGAGAAGGAGTTTTATGGTGGGCCTCCTACATCGATATCAAGCGTGGTCGAGGCGAGGCGAGCCTTCTGGACAGGTGCACCGCGACCGGGACTTGCCCAAAAATCTTCGAAACCTTCGGCGCCAGCGAGTATAATGCCAGACTGATGACGATCGCGGAGACGGGTACAGACGGGAAGGCTGATCTTCCCTTGCCGCCAATCGTGAGGCGTTACTATTTTCCGGGTACCACGCATGGCGGAGGGGCCGGCGGTTTCGGCCTGACATCTCGCCCGGCCGCCGGTTGCGTTCTTGCTCAGAATCCCAATCCCGAAGACGAAACGATGAACGCGCTGCAGGTTGCGTTGGTCGACTGGGTCGTGCAGGGGATAGAACCACCACCCAGTGTCTATCCGACGCTCGGCGGTGGCGATTTAGTGCCCAACACGATGGAAGCCATGCATTTCCCGTCAATCCCCGGAGTGCCTCCGCCAACTGGCCTGGCGGTCGGGCTGTTCGACTATGACTTCGGAAGCAAGTTGGACTACGCGAATTTCTCTGGGATCATCACGCGACAACCCCCTGCCATCAAACAGATCATCCCAGCTCTTATGCCGCGAGTTAATCAGGACGGGAACGAACGGGTAGGCGTGGCATCGGTGCTGCATCAGGTGCCGCTCGGCACTTATACCGGATGGAACGTTACGGCAGCAGGGTTTTTCAAGGGGCAACCCTGCGGTGGCGGTCTGACCGGGGGATACATCCCGTTCGCCAAGTCGAAAGCCGAGCGTGACGCCATCGGTGATCCACGGCCCTCGTTGGAGGAGCGATATGGCACCCAAGCGGGCTATATCTGCGCGGTGAAGAAAGTTGCCAAACAAGAAGTCGCGCGCAGGTTTCTGAGATCGGAAGACGCCGATCGTCTGGTCGCAGAGGTCTCGACGGTCGACAATTTCTCGGACATTCCACCAAATCCAGAGAGAGACAAGGTGGCCAGGGCTCTCTGTGAGTTCTAG